The Primulina huaijiensis isolate GDHJ02 chromosome 17, ASM1229523v2, whole genome shotgun sequence genome window below encodes:
- the LOC140963052 gene encoding selT-like protein, with protein MDRTQLLLVGLPLFLFCSDIIQLFSPQPPKPAANHHHHHHSDSQPLIRQQPPPLEFPTQKDSGIGHGNTVSVDFCSSCSYRGTAVTMKNMLESQFPGMHVVLANYPPPLPKQLLSKVVPVVQFGAIGIIVAGEHIFPRLGFAAPPQWYYSMRANRFGSMASIWLLGNFLQSFLQSSGAFEVYCNGELVFSKIKESRFPGEIELKDLVSRRIANSRVMGGF; from the exons ATGGATCGAACACAACTTCTTCTGGTGGGTCTGCCCCTCTTCCTCTTCTGCTCCGACATTATCCAACTCTTCTCTCCGCAGCCCCCTAAACCCGCTGccaaccaccaccaccaccaccactccGATTCACAGCCTCTGATCCGACAGCAACCACCACCCCTAGAGTTCCCTACCCAG AAAGATAGTGGGATTGGCCATGGGAATACTGTAAGCGTCGACTTTTGTTCTTCTTGCTCCTATAG AGGGACAGCAGTGACAATGAAGAACATGTTGGAAAGTCAGTTTCCTGGAATGCACGTTGTTCTTGCCAATTACCCGCCTCCTCTACCGAAACAGTTGTTGAGCAAAGTTGTACCAGTCGTTCAATTTGGTGCAATTGGAATTATAGTGGCTGGAGAGCATATATTCCCTCGTCTTGGATTTGCTGCACCCCCTCAATGGTACTATTCCATGCGAGCAAATAGATTTGGAAGTATGGCAAGCATTTGGCTACTTGGAAACTTCCTTCAATCCTTCCTGCAGAGTTCAGGGGCTTTTGAAGTGTATTGTAATGGTGAACTG GTGTTCTCAAAGATAAAGGAGAGCAGGTTCCCTGGTGAAATTGAGCTGAAAGATCTTGTCAGCAGAAGGATTGCAAATTCGAGAGTGATGGGGGGATTTTAA